One Maribacter cobaltidurans genomic window carries:
- a CDS encoding sugar transferase has translation MYPYVKRLFDIVLSLLGLIILSPILLVVALFLFWDFKGTPFFTQQRPGKKEEIFHVLKFKTMNNKKDASGNLLPDTERLTPLGIFIRKTSIDELPQLINVLKGDMSLIGPRPLLVKYLPYYKQEERIRFTVRPGITGLAQISGRNYMTWDEKFKKDIQYVQNMSFSQDLFIFYKTIFKIFKTSDVELDQSSYMPDLDIERKQMMG, from the coding sequence ATGTACCCTTACGTTAAGCGTCTTTTTGATATTGTGTTATCCTTACTTGGGCTAATCATCCTATCCCCCATTTTACTGGTTGTGGCTCTTTTTTTATTCTGGGATTTTAAGGGTACACCATTCTTTACACAGCAGAGACCCGGAAAAAAAGAAGAAATTTTTCATGTCTTGAAATTTAAGACCATGAACAACAAAAAGGATGCTTCTGGAAATTTATTGCCCGATACCGAACGTCTAACGCCACTGGGCATATTTATACGAAAGACATCCATTGATGAGTTGCCCCAATTGATTAATGTATTAAAGGGAGATATGAGCCTCATTGGACCACGGCCCTTATTGGTGAAGTATTTACCGTATTACAAGCAAGAAGAGCGGATTCGTTTTACCGTAAGACCTGGTATTACAGGTCTTGCACAAATTTCTGGACGAAACTATATGACCTGGGATGAAAAGTTTAAAAAGGATATTCAATATGTCCAAAACATGAGCTTTTCCCAAGACCTTTTTATTTTCTACAAAACCATTTTTAAAATTTTTAAAACCTCCGATGTTGAACTGGACCAAAGTTCCTATATGCCCGACTTGGATATTGAAAGAAAACAAATGATGGGTTGA
- the wecC gene encoding UDP-N-acetyl-D-mannosamine dehydrogenase: protein MNNPEVIMIGLGYIGLPTAALIAEGKTKVLGVDINPHVVDTINKGNIHIVEPSLDKTVKKAVENGYLSASLKPTVANTYLIVVPTPFKAKNEPDISFVQSATEAIIPLLKKGDLYIIESTSPVGTTEKMMELIYDRRPELKNKLHIAYCPERVLPGNVMYELVHNDRVIGGVDEMSTEKAVSFYAKYVKGNLHKTNARTAEMCKLVENSSRDVQIAFANELSLICDKADIDVWELISLANKHPRVNILRPGCGVGGHCIAVDPYFIVSDYPMESKIIGTAREVNNYKSFWCAEKVQNAKLEFELKYGHKPKIALMGLAFKPDIDDLRESPAKYIVQRILQNSNNEEYYIVEPNIKEHNVFKITDYKEAYKKADIVVFLVAHKEFKSLKFAKNKKTLDFCGINK from the coding sequence ATGAACAATCCAGAAGTTATAATGATTGGCCTTGGGTATATAGGACTACCTACTGCTGCACTGATTGCCGAAGGCAAAACCAAAGTACTAGGTGTAGACATAAATCCTCATGTAGTAGATACTATCAACAAAGGCAATATACATATTGTTGAGCCCTCCTTGGACAAAACCGTTAAAAAGGCCGTAGAAAACGGTTATTTAAGTGCTTCGCTAAAACCAACAGTTGCTAACACCTATTTAATAGTTGTACCTACACCCTTTAAAGCAAAAAATGAACCCGACATTTCTTTTGTTCAATCCGCCACAGAGGCAATCATACCTCTATTAAAAAAGGGAGATTTATATATTATTGAATCTACTTCCCCTGTTGGAACTACAGAAAAAATGATGGAACTCATTTATGACCGTAGACCAGAGTTAAAAAACAAACTACATATTGCGTATTGTCCAGAACGTGTATTGCCGGGCAATGTTATGTATGAATTAGTTCATAATGACCGTGTAATAGGAGGTGTTGATGAAATGTCTACTGAAAAGGCCGTATCCTTCTATGCCAAATATGTAAAAGGTAATCTGCATAAAACCAACGCCCGTACGGCAGAGATGTGTAAACTGGTAGAAAATTCTTCAAGAGATGTTCAAATTGCATTCGCCAATGAGTTATCACTCATTTGTGACAAAGCAGACATAGATGTTTGGGAACTCATCAGCCTTGCCAATAAACACCCTAGAGTGAATATACTGCGCCCCGGTTGCGGTGTAGGAGGACATTGTATAGCTGTTGACCCTTATTTTATAGTATCGGATTATCCAATGGAGTCCAAAATAATAGGAACAGCTAGAGAGGTAAACAATTATAAGTCTTTTTGGTGTGCCGAAAAAGTACAAAATGCCAAATTGGAATTTGAGCTAAAATATGGGCATAAGCCTAAAATTGCTTTAATGGGTCTTGCATTTAAACCTGATATCGACGATTTAAGGGAATCCCCAGCCAAATATATCGTTCAAAGAATATTACAAAATTCAAATAATGAAGAGTACTATATCGTTGAACCAAACATTAAAGAACATAATGTTTTCAAAATAACAGATTATAAAGAAGCATATAAAAAAGCAGACATTGTTGTGTTTCTAGTAGCTCATAAAGAATTCAAATCATTAAAGTTTGCAAAAAACAAAAAAACTTTAGATTTCTGTGGAATTAATAAATAA
- the wecB gene encoding non-hydrolyzing UDP-N-acetylglucosamine 2-epimerase, translating into MLKKNLIIFGTRPEAIKMAPLVKEFYNNLNFETKVCVTAQHREMLDQVLEFFNIKPDYDLNLMKPGQNLYSLTADIITGLQPILEEFKPDYVYVHGDTTTTMGSSIAAFYSGAKVCHVEAGLRTFNKLSPFPEEINRTITGHIADYHFAPTHTSQDNLLAEGINLKNILITGNTVIDALMQSVSILETKRDSEIETLKSSLDFSKRIILVTGHRRENHGQGFINICNALKQIGEKFDDIQIIYPVHLNPNVQKPVYDILGDKENIKLISPLAYPAFVWLMNQCKLVITDSGGVQEEAPSLGKPVLVMRDTTERPEAVKAGTVILVGTETETIVNETSNLLQNEERYQSMSKLHNPYGDGNSSKRIVEFIKNLN; encoded by the coding sequence ATGCTTAAAAAAAATCTAATCATATTTGGAACAAGACCAGAAGCCATAAAAATGGCACCGTTGGTGAAAGAATTTTATAACAACCTTAATTTTGAAACCAAGGTTTGTGTTACCGCACAGCATAGGGAGATGTTAGATCAAGTACTGGAATTTTTTAATATAAAACCAGACTACGACTTAAATTTAATGAAACCTGGACAAAATTTATATAGTCTTACGGCTGATATAATAACAGGCTTACAGCCCATATTAGAAGAATTCAAGCCAGATTATGTTTATGTGCATGGAGATACTACAACGACCATGGGATCAAGTATAGCTGCTTTTTATTCAGGGGCGAAAGTTTGTCATGTTGAAGCTGGTTTAAGAACGTTTAACAAACTATCTCCCTTCCCTGAAGAAATTAATCGTACTATTACTGGCCATATTGCAGATTACCACTTTGCACCTACTCATACCTCACAAGATAATTTATTGGCTGAAGGGATTAATTTAAAAAATATTTTAATTACAGGAAATACTGTTATCGATGCGCTAATGCAAAGTGTTTCTATTTTGGAAACAAAACGAGATTCTGAAATTGAAACCTTAAAATCTAGTTTGGATTTTTCTAAAAGGATTATCCTAGTCACTGGACATAGAAGAGAAAATCATGGTCAAGGATTTATTAATATTTGTAATGCACTTAAGCAGATAGGTGAAAAATTTGACGATATCCAAATAATATATCCAGTTCATTTAAATCCTAATGTTCAAAAACCAGTTTATGATATATTAGGCGACAAAGAGAATATTAAGCTAATTTCCCCTTTAGCATATCCCGCATTTGTTTGGTTGATGAATCAATGTAAACTTGTTATTACGGATAGTGGTGGCGTACAGGAAGAGGCGCCCAGTTTAGGAAAACCCGTACTAGTAATGAGGGATACAACCGAAAGGCCAGAAGCAGTAAAAGCAGGTACAGTGATACTGGTTGGCACAGAAACGGAAACCATTGTAAATGAAACAAGTAACTTATTACAAAATGAAGAAAGATATCAATCTATGAGTAAATTACACAATCCTTACGGTGATGGTAATTCTTCTAAAAGAATTGTAGAATTCATAAAAAATCTTAATTAA
- a CDS encoding HAD family hydrolase, which yields MNTTIRNIKNNPKVKVVLTDLFDTLIHRNVHPLYVFKIWAKLLIRELGLNLDIDTLYKIRMDVQNTLAKDLKTVKDEIPYNQVVQELYARLKNTGLLGEISFEKFMSYSLEADYRSEASVQFMNDDLIGGLQVLHEEGYKIFIISDFHLPKSVIQRLLQWHKVDHLFNDIFMSCDFEKSKETGTLYPTVMQHIGVHGEECSMMGDNMRSDIQQARKQNIKTFYLKHANHKFRNRKNLFGSVESDFIRSCRDIEKNCKRSDHPFSEYILHFYFFTERLYSEARQKEIKNLFFLAREGLYLKQLFDTYQHLNGFEETDYIRTHYFKASRHSAKQVSLRPIAEEPFMPVKKNYDHRSTQQFLSDFNLKEFEILAIAEEIGVDKDKVIENFSASDVLKKLRTNETFKIRYEQHRQEQKNAFDAYLKSFGVDFDKEGMVVVDVGWGGTMQEGIHDYMGGQVAVTGYYIGLREIYNIQERTKRFGLNFSVYPEKGYSDHILQANGQLYEQLLAAPHGSTLGYSKNPDMPTIEYHEPNEKKVFDEFIAPIQEFMDDQFILLNNKLSSVVYDQDMAQKYLTDLALRLGLFTNKKKLKFIQLISQGFYQNIGSNKVGIKYDAGQLSMSKKQLLKQFLWSPEKTFRYLVKVKPHLYNKKLEWLGWTVRSTYYYIKANKWFKRKFFSKDLIS from the coding sequence TTGAATACTACAATACGTAATATAAAAAACAACCCGAAGGTTAAAGTAGTCCTTACCGACCTTTTTGATACCCTGATCCACAGGAATGTCCACCCTTTATACGTTTTCAAAATTTGGGCAAAACTATTGATTAGGGAGTTAGGGTTGAATTTGGATATTGATACCCTTTACAAGATCCGAATGGACGTTCAAAACACGTTGGCAAAAGATTTAAAAACCGTAAAGGATGAAATTCCTTATAACCAGGTAGTCCAAGAGCTTTACGCAAGACTGAAAAATACGGGTCTTTTGGGTGAAATTTCTTTTGAAAAGTTTATGAGCTATTCTTTGGAGGCAGATTACAGGAGTGAAGCCTCCGTACAGTTTATGAACGACGATTTGATAGGTGGGCTCCAAGTGTTGCATGAAGAGGGTTATAAAATATTCATCATTTCGGACTTTCATTTGCCTAAATCGGTTATTCAAAGGTTACTTCAATGGCATAAAGTGGACCATCTGTTCAATGACATTTTTATGTCCTGTGATTTTGAAAAAAGTAAGGAGACAGGTACTTTATATCCTACGGTGATGCAACATATAGGAGTACATGGGGAGGAGTGTTCCATGATGGGGGACAACATGCGCAGTGATATCCAGCAAGCCCGTAAACAGAACATCAAAACCTTCTATTTGAAACATGCCAATCATAAATTTAGAAACAGAAAGAATTTATTTGGATCCGTTGAAAGTGACTTTATACGGAGCTGTAGGGATATAGAGAAAAATTGCAAACGTAGCGATCATCCTTTTAGTGAATATATACTACACTTCTACTTTTTTACGGAAAGACTGTATTCCGAAGCTAGGCAAAAAGAGATAAAGAATCTATTCTTCTTGGCGCGTGAGGGACTCTATTTAAAGCAATTGTTTGATACCTACCAGCACTTGAACGGTTTTGAGGAGACCGATTATATTCGTACCCATTACTTTAAGGCATCACGGCATTCCGCCAAACAGGTTTCCCTAAGACCTATAGCCGAGGAGCCTTTTATGCCGGTTAAAAAGAATTATGACCATAGGTCTACCCAACAATTTTTAAGCGATTTTAATCTTAAGGAATTTGAAATTTTAGCTATTGCGGAGGAAATTGGAGTAGATAAGGACAAGGTTATCGAAAATTTCAGTGCTTCGGATGTCCTTAAAAAACTTAGAACCAACGAAACTTTTAAAATACGTTATGAGCAGCATCGACAGGAGCAGAAAAATGCTTTTGATGCCTATTTGAAATCCTTTGGAGTTGATTTTGACAAAGAGGGCATGGTGGTTGTTGATGTAGGTTGGGGCGGGACTATGCAAGAGGGTATTCATGATTATATGGGTGGCCAGGTGGCCGTAACAGGTTACTATATTGGCTTACGTGAGATCTATAACATTCAGGAGAGAACAAAACGATTTGGTTTAAATTTTTCGGTTTATCCCGAAAAAGGATATTCAGACCATATCCTGCAGGCCAATGGCCAATTGTACGAACAGTTGCTGGCCGCCCCGCACGGTAGCACATTAGGTTATTCCAAGAATCCAGATATGCCCACCATAGAATATCATGAGCCTAATGAAAAAAAAGTTTTTGATGAGTTTATCGCACCCATACAGGAGTTTATGGATGACCAATTTATCCTTTTAAACAATAAACTTTCTTCGGTGGTGTACGACCAGGATATGGCTCAAAAATATTTAACAGATTTGGCACTGCGGTTGGGGTTATTTACGAATAAGAAAAAGTTGAAATTTATTCAGCTCATATCCCAAGGATTCTACCAAAATATTGGCAGTAATAAAGTGGGGATAAAATACGATGCCGGTCAATTATCTATGTCCAAAAAGCAATTGTTAAAACAATTTTTATGGAGTCCAGAGAAAACCTTTAGGTATCTCGTTAAGGTTAAACCCCATTTGTACAATAAGAAGTTGGAATGGTTGGGATGGACGGTTCGTTCTACGTACTACTATATAAAAGCAAATAAGTGGTTTAAAAGGAAGTTTTTCAGTAAGGATTTAATTTCTTAG